A window of Jannaschia sp. M317 contains these coding sequences:
- the mobA gene encoding molybdenum cofactor guanylyltransferase MobA, translated as MIQPHGVILAGGRATRLGGGDKGRLAVGGRPLIARVLDRLGPQVDRVALNANGEVGRWADLGLPVLPDSIPGHPGPLAGVLAGLDWAAETGCPHIVTAAADTPFLPPDLVPRLLLAAGPSGLALAATQEGTRTWPQPTFGLWPVALRDDLRAAIAAGTRKVLHWTDRHDAGLAVFATEPLDPFFNVNTPEDLAAAERLT; from the coding sequence ATGATCCAACCACACGGCGTCATTCTTGCCGGGGGGCGCGCGACCCGTTTGGGCGGCGGTGACAAGGGGCGGCTGGCGGTCGGCGGGCGCCCACTAATTGCGCGCGTTCTGGACCGGTTGGGGCCGCAGGTGGACCGGGTGGCGTTGAATGCGAATGGTGAGGTGGGGCGCTGGGCCGATCTGGGCCTGCCGGTCTTGCCCGACAGCATCCCAGGCCATCCCGGACCGCTTGCGGGCGTTCTGGCCGGGCTGGACTGGGCGGCAGAAACCGGCTGTCCGCATATCGTCACTGCCGCCGCTGACACGCCCTTTCTGCCACCCGATCTTGTGCCACGCCTGTTGCTGGCCGCTGGCCCGTCCGGCCTGGCCCTCGCCGCCACGCAAGAGGGCACGAGAACCTGGCCGCAGCCGACCTTTGGCCTCTGGCCCGTGGCCCTGCGCGATGACCTGCGGGCAGCCATCGCGGCCGGCACGCGCAAGGTCCTGCACTGGACCGATCGCCATGACGCCGGGCTGGCCGTCTTTGCGACCGAACCGCTCGACCCGTTCTTCAACGTCAACACGCCCGAGGACCTGGCAGCGGCGGAGCGTCTGACATGA
- the mobB gene encoding molybdopterin-guanine dinucleotide biosynthesis protein B, producing the protein MKLIGIVGRKNGGKTTLTERLVTHLTAQGLRVSTLKRSHHRLDLDRPGTDSHRHRVAGARQVMLVTDARLTMMEELPAPAALDSLLARLAPCDVVLAEGWKSGTHFRIEAWRSACAAPPLCRDDPGIAALASDIPLDADRPHFDLNDIAAIAEFACST; encoded by the coding sequence ATGAAACTGATCGGCATTGTCGGGCGCAAGAACGGTGGCAAGACCACCCTGACGGAGCGGCTGGTGACCCATTTGACCGCGCAGGGCCTGCGCGTTTCGACGCTGAAGCGGAGCCACCACAGGCTCGACCTCGACAGGCCGGGCACCGACAGCCACCGGCACCGGGTCGCGGGGGCACGGCAGGTGATGCTGGTCACCGATGCGCGCCTGACGATGATGGAGGAACTGCCCGCTCCCGCCGCTCTGGACAGCTTGCTTGCGCGGCTGGCCCCCTGCGACGTCGTTCTGGCCGAGGGTTGGAAATCCGGCACCCATTTCCGGATCGAAGCCTGGCGGAGCGCCTGCGCCGCGCCGCCCCTGTGCAGGGACGATCCGGGAATCGCCGCGCTGGCGTCGGATATCCCGCTTGACGCGGACCGGCCCCATTTCGATCTGAACGATATCGCGGCCATAGCGGAGTTTGCATGTTCGACCTGA
- a CDS encoding molybdopterin-binding protein, giving the protein MFDLIIAADWSAAARPTGPQPRKDAIWVCADLKGTQTVEYFPTRTAALDWIDGWLEQGHRTLLGFDFAFGYPAGFATALTGQDAALPLWDWLAERIEDGPDNANNRYVAAQEINRLFPGIGPFWGRPAHLDLPDLPPTDRARDGHGLPERRAVETVVPGAKPLWQLAYAGAVGSQSLVGLAALSRLRARWGAEMQVWPQETGWTLPLARIALVEIYPSLWPPALAPIKDQGQVIATAQALRDATPDWFTAPGLQPDADRIAREEGWILSVQPAASCFALPPGIHWTTVAEALATLRATFPCRQAKQQVPVGAASGRILATPVTARRANPPAANAAVDGWGFAHASLRAGVIPVVPGRAAAATTTADPVAPGHAIRIFTGAALPPGVDTVALQEDARVDDWGLHLRAIPKAGANTRPAGEDVQAGDAILPAGRVLRPSDVALAIAAGHGTLPVRARLRVGVLSTGDEIIAPGATPPGIHDVNRPMLLSMLSRWGVDAVDLGHVPDDPDALRAALDAAPVDAILTSGGASAGDEDHLSRLLAAEGQVHHWRIAIKPGRPLALGDWKGRALFGLPGNPVAAFTCAALFARPTLLQMSGADWAEPVPLRLPAGFAKRKKDGRREVLRARLRHGAVEVFASEGSGRVSGLSWAEGFVMLPDEACEITPGDLVDYIPFADLGLA; this is encoded by the coding sequence ATGTTCGACCTGATCATCGCCGCCGATTGGTCCGCCGCCGCGCGCCCGACGGGGCCCCAGCCGCGCAAGGACGCGATCTGGGTCTGCGCCGATCTGAAGGGGACGCAGACGGTCGAGTACTTTCCCACCCGCACCGCCGCGCTGGACTGGATCGACGGCTGGCTGGAACAGGGCCATCGCACCCTGTTGGGGTTCGATTTCGCCTTCGGCTACCCGGCAGGATTCGCCACCGCGCTGACCGGACAGGACGCCGCGCTGCCGCTGTGGGATTGGCTGGCAGAACGGATCGAGGATGGGCCCGACAACGCCAACAACCGCTATGTCGCGGCGCAGGAAATCAACCGTCTGTTTCCCGGCATTGGTCCGTTCTGGGGGCGTCCCGCGCATCTGGACCTGCCCGACCTGCCCCCGACCGACCGGGCACGCGACGGCCACGGATTGCCGGAACGGCGCGCGGTGGAAACCGTCGTGCCGGGGGCAAAACCGCTGTGGCAGCTGGCCTATGCCGGGGCGGTCGGATCGCAGTCGCTGGTGGGGCTGGCCGCCTTGTCGCGCCTGCGCGCTCGCTGGGGGGCCGAGATGCAAGTCTGGCCGCAGGAGACCGGCTGGACCCTGCCCCTGGCCCGGATTGCCCTGGTCGAGATCTATCCCAGCCTCTGGCCCCCCGCCCTGGCCCCGATCAAGGATCAGGGCCAGGTCATCGCCACCGCGCAGGCCCTGCGTGATGCCACACCCGACTGGTTTACCGCGCCGGGGCTGCAACCGGACGCGGACCGGATTGCGCGCGAAGAGGGCTGGATTCTGAGCGTTCAACCTGCGGCCAGTTGCTTCGCCCTGCCGCCCGGCATCCACTGGACCACCGTGGCAGAGGCGCTGGCCACCCTGCGGGCGACGTTCCCCTGTCGCCAGGCAAAGCAGCAGGTGCCGGTGGGGGCCGCGTCAGGACGGATCCTTGCCACCCCCGTGACCGCGCGCCGCGCCAACCCGCCTGCGGCCAACGCGGCGGTGGACGGCTGGGGGTTTGCCCACGCCTCGTTGCGCGCGGGTGTGATCCCCGTGGTTCCGGGCCGGGCGGCGGCTGCGACGACGACCGCCGATCCGGTTGCGCCGGGTCACGCGATCCGCATCTTTACCGGTGCGGCCCTGCCGCCCGGCGTCGACACTGTCGCCCTGCAGGAAGATGCGCGGGTCGACGACTGGGGGCTGCACCTGCGCGCGATCCCCAAGGCGGGGGCAAACACCCGCCCGGCGGGCGAAGACGTGCAAGCAGGCGATGCGATCCTGCCCGCGGGCCGGGTTCTGCGCCCGTCGGACGTGGCTTTGGCGATCGCGGCGGGCCACGGAACGCTGCCGGTACGGGCCCGGTTGCGCGTGGGGGTCTTGTCCACAGGGGACGAGATCATCGCCCCCGGTGCCACCCCGCCCGGCATCCATGACGTGAACCGACCGATGCTGTTGTCGATGCTGTCGCGCTGGGGAGTAGATGCGGTGGATCTGGGTCATGTGCCCGACGACCCGGACGCCTTGCGCGCAGCCCTGGATGCGGCCCCGGTCGACGCGATCCTGACGTCGGGCGGTGCCAGCGCGGGGGACGAGGATCACCTGTCCCGCCTGCTGGCCGCCGAAGGCCAGGTGCATCACTGGCGCATCGCGATCAAGCCGGGGCGCCCGCTGGCGCTGGGCGACTGGAAGGGTCGCGCGTTGTTCGGCCTGCCGGGCAATCCGGTCGCGGCCTTTACCTGCGCGGCCCTGTTCGCGCGGCCCACCTTGTTGCAGATGTCCGGGGCCGATTGGGCAGAGCCGGTGCCCCTGCGCCTGCCCGCCGGTTTCGCCAAACGCAAGAAAGACGGGCGGCGCGAGGTGTTGCGGGCCCGGCTGCGGCATGGCGCGGTAGAGGTCTTTGCCTCCGAAGGATCAGGGCGGGTGTCGGGGCTGAGCTGGGCAGAGGGGTTCGTGATGCTGCCGGACGAGGCTTGCGAGATCACGCCGGGGGACTTGGTGGATTACATCCCCTTTGCCGATTTGGGACTGGCCTAG
- a CDS encoding DUF2306 domain-containing protein yields the protein MMDRLGIRTFRNAGVVWCLFLLSLPVLLGTVDRMTGMPAQVAADDWVNLRYQAHPVITALHLLPGFVMLILGPLQISEPLRRRSPGLHRWSGRVFVGAGAVSGLGVLWMVFAFPALGGALTQAVTCLLVTGMIASMTISVRAARRRRFRDHRAYMMRAYAVALSVSTARIFIEAADFAFDVPFEDSFVLASGLGVVVNLLVTEVALWRGANHAGPSAQPRQVTPNL from the coding sequence ATGATGGATAGGCTTGGAATCAGAACGTTTCGCAACGCGGGTGTCGTTTGGTGCCTCTTTCTGCTGTCCCTGCCGGTGCTGCTCGGGACGGTCGACCGCATGACGGGTATGCCTGCGCAGGTCGCGGCCGACGATTGGGTGAACCTTCGCTATCAGGCGCATCCGGTCATCACCGCGCTGCATCTTCTGCCCGGCTTCGTGATGCTGATCCTGGGCCCATTGCAGATATCAGAGCCGCTCCGGCGTCGGTCTCCGGGCCTGCATCGCTGGTCCGGGCGCGTCTTTGTCGGTGCCGGAGCGGTCAGCGGGCTGGGCGTCCTGTGGATGGTGTTCGCCTTCCCGGCGTTGGGCGGGGCGCTGACGCAGGCTGTGACCTGCCTCCTGGTGACTGGCATGATCGCGTCGATGACGATTTCGGTCAGGGCCGCGCGGCGTCGGCGGTTCCGGGATCACCGGGCCTATATGATGCGGGCCTATGCCGTGGCGCTGTCCGTTTCGACCGCGCGGATATTTATCGAGGCGGCGGATTTTGCATTCGACGTGCCGTTCGAGGACAGCTTCGTCCTGGCCTCCGGCTTGGGCGTGGTGGTGAACCTGCTGGTGACAGAAGTGGCGCTTTGGCGCGGAGCCAACCACGCCGGCCCCTCCGCCCAGCCACGCCAGGTCACGCCAAACCTCTGA
- a CDS encoding NAD(P)-dependent oxidoreductase, giving the protein MEKIGFVGVGLMGHGMAANILAAGYPLTVIAHRNRAPVDDLVAKGATEAKDLAALARACDIVHICAPGSPQVEGIVDVLVAEMAEGGIVVDCSTSNPVSTEAQAARLAAKGIGWVDAPLGGTPVQAEAGELAAMVGAEPEVFARIEPVLKTWAGTIAHVGGPADGHRMKLLNNFLAMGYGALYAEALALAEKTGLGTRTFDSVIRGSRMDCGFYQTFMGYAVEGNREAHKFTLTNALKDMTYLSAMAGGAQVSNPMGAAIRNSYALAVNTGGDGGEDYVPHLVDFIARANGIDRD; this is encoded by the coding sequence ATGGAAAAGATCGGTTTCGTCGGCGTGGGCCTCATGGGGCATGGCATGGCCGCCAACATTCTGGCGGCGGGCTATCCGCTGACCGTCATCGCGCATCGCAATCGTGCGCCCGTGGATGATCTGGTCGCCAAGGGCGCGACCGAGGCCAAAGATCTGGCCGCGCTGGCGCGGGCCTGCGACATCGTCCATATCTGCGCGCCCGGCTCTCCTCAGGTGGAGGGGATCGTCGACGTGCTGGTGGCCGAAATGGCCGAGGGTGGGATCGTCGTCGACTGCTCCACCTCCAACCCGGTTTCGACCGAGGCTCAGGCGGCGCGATTGGCCGCGAAGGGTATCGGTTGGGTCGACGCGCCTTTGGGCGGCACGCCGGTACAGGCCGAAGCGGGCGAACTCGCCGCGATGGTCGGGGCCGAGCCGGAGGTCTTTGCCCGGATCGAGCCGGTGCTGAAAACCTGGGCCGGAACCATCGCCCATGTCGGCGGCCCTGCCGACGGGCACCGCATGAAGCTTTTGAACAACTTCCTCGCCATGGGCTACGGCGCGCTTTACGCCGAGGCGCTGGCCCTGGCTGAAAAGACGGGACTGGGCACCCGGACCTTCGACAGCGTGATCCGCGGCAGCCGGATGGATTGCGGGTTCTATCAGACCTTCATGGGCTACGCCGTCGAGGGCAACCGCGAGGCGCATAAATTCACCCTGACCAATGCGCTCAAGGATATGACCTATCTGTCGGCCATGGCGGGCGGGGCGCAGGTGTCGAACCCGATGGGGGCCGCGATCCGCAACAGCTATGCCTTGGCGGTCAACACCGGCGGCGACGGGGGCGAAGACTACGTGCCGCATCTGGTCGACTTCATCGCCCGCGCGAACGGGATCGACCGGGACTGA
- a CDS encoding SDR family NAD(P)-dependent oxidoreductase — translation MPDFAIYPSLKGKTVFMTGGAAGIGAEIVAGFAAQGARVGFLDIDAQGGAAMAARFDAVHHHACDLRDIDALRDGVAALRDAIGPADILINNAARDDRHNWADVTPDYWDERQATNLRHMFFAIQAVAPDMIDKGAGSIVNMGSNSWWEAGGGFPAYATAKAAVHGLTRTMARDLGQHRIRVNTVVPGWIMTERQKDLWATPDALEAHRKRQCLPDLIDPVHVARMVLFLASDDAMMCTANNYMVEAGSI, via the coding sequence ATGCCTGATTTCGCCATCTACCCAAGCCTCAAGGGCAAGACCGTTTTCATGACCGGCGGGGCCGCCGGGATCGGTGCGGAAATCGTCGCCGGGTTCGCAGCCCAGGGCGCGCGCGTCGGCTTTCTGGATATCGATGCGCAGGGTGGCGCGGCAATGGCGGCACGTTTTGACGCTGTGCACCACCACGCCTGCGACCTGCGCGACATCGACGCGCTGCGCGACGGGGTCGCGGCCCTGCGCGATGCGATCGGTCCCGCCGATATCCTGATCAACAACGCCGCCCGCGACGACCGCCACAACTGGGCCGATGTCACGCCCGACTACTGGGACGAACGCCAGGCCACGAACCTTCGGCACATGTTTTTTGCCATTCAGGCGGTGGCCCCCGACATGATCGACAAGGGGGCCGGATCCATCGTCAACATGGGATCGAATTCCTGGTGGGAAGCGGGCGGCGGATTTCCGGCCTACGCCACCGCCAAGGCCGCCGTTCACGGGCTGACCCGGACCATGGCACGCGATCTGGGCCAACACCGGATCCGGGTGAACACCGTCGTTCCCGGCTGGATCATGACCGAACGGCAGAAAGATCTCTGGGCGACGCCCGACGCCCTGGAGGCGCACCGCAAGCGGCAATGCCTGCCGGATCTGATTGATCCGGTGCATGTGGCGCGCATGGTTCTGTTCCTGGCCTCGGACGACGCGATGATGTGCACCGCCAACAACTACATGGTCGAGGCCGGATCGATCTGA
- the irrA gene encoding iron response transcriptional regulator IrrA, producing METTADTARARGEAWLARADVRPTKQRVALAALLVGDGRDRHVTAEWLHDAARRTGDKVSLATVYNTLRAFSDAGLVQEITVDGTGSYFDTRLDDHPHFYWEDNARLTDAGPGALEILNLPDAPDGMEIAKVDVVIRLRPKA from the coding sequence ATGGAAACCACCGCAGATACCGCCCGCGCGCGCGGGGAAGCTTGGCTTGCGCGCGCCGACGTACGCCCGACCAAGCAGCGCGTGGCCCTGGCCGCCCTGCTGGTGGGCGACGGGCGTGACCGGCATGTGACCGCGGAATGGTTGCATGACGCGGCCCGGCGCACCGGGGACAAGGTGTCTTTGGCCACGGTCTACAATACGTTGCGGGCGTTTTCCGACGCCGGTCTGGTGCAGGAGATCACGGTCGACGGCACCGGGTCCTACTTTGACACACGGCTGGACGACCATCCGCATTTCTACTGGGAAGACAACGCCCGCCTGACCGATGCGGGTCCCGGCGCGCTGGAGATCCTGAACCTGCCCGATGCGCCCGACGGGATGGAGATCGCCAAGGTCGACGTGGTGATCCGATTGCGCCCCAAGGCCTGA
- the fabA gene encoding bifunctional 3-hydroxydecanoyl-ACP dehydratase/trans-2-decenoyl-ACP isomerase encodes MSQFPNSFDRDDLLKCARGELFGPGNAQLPEPPMLMMDRITEISGDGGAHGKGHILAEFDITPDLWFFDCHFPGNPIMPGCLGLDGLWQLTGFNLGWRGWTGRGYALGVGEVKLKGMVRPDRKMLTYKIDFTKAIQTRRLTMGVADGIVEADGEVIYEVKDMKVALSES; translated from the coding sequence ATGAGCCAGTTTCCGAACAGTTTTGACCGCGACGACCTGTTGAAATGCGCACGTGGGGAGCTGTTTGGCCCCGGCAACGCCCAGTTGCCCGAGCCGCCCATGCTGATGATGGACCGCATCACCGAGATTTCGGGCGATGGCGGAGCGCACGGCAAGGGGCATATCCTGGCCGAGTTCGATATCACGCCCGACCTGTGGTTCTTTGACTGCCATTTTCCGGGCAACCCGATCATGCCGGGCTGCCTTGGCCTGGACGGGCTGTGGCAGCTGACCGGCTTCAACCTGGGCTGGCGCGGCTGGACCGGGCGTGGCTATGCGCTGGGTGTGGGCGAGGTGAAGCTGAAGGGCATGGTGCGCCCCGATCGCAAGATGCTGACCTACAAGATCGACTTCACCAAGGCGATCCAGACGCGCCGCCTGACCATGGGCGTCGCCGATGGCATCGTCGAGGCCGACGGCGAAGTCATCTATGAGGTCAAGGACATGAAGGTCGCCCTGAGCGAGAGCTGA
- the fabB gene encoding beta-ketoacyl-ACP synthase I, with amino-acid sequence MRRVVVTGIGIVSPIGNTPDEVEASLRAGKSGITFAPKYAEHGFRSQVHGEPDIDLTEHIDKRNLRFMGPGAAYNFIAMERAIADSGLEQNEVSNERTGLVMGSGGPSTSNFFTAFDTVINKGSPKRMGPFMVTRCMSSTNSACLATPFGIKGVNYSITSACTTSLHCMGNGVEQIQFGKQDIVFAGGGEEVDWTLSCLFDAMGAMSSKYNDTPEKASRPYDATRDGFVIAGGAGVVVLEERDRAIARGAKIYGEVTGYGATSDGADMVAPSGEGGERAMRLALSQLPEDRSIGYVNAHGTSTPVGDIKEIVALRNIFGEGNTPPVGSTKSMTGHSLGATGVQEAIYSMIMMNKGFIAPSINVTELDPALSASEINTELTEGVEIDSILSNSFGFGGTNGTVIISKHRD; translated from the coding sequence ATGCGTCGCGTCGTCGTTACCGGAATCGGGATCGTGTCGCCTATCGGGAATACACCCGATGAGGTGGAGGCGAGCCTGCGGGCGGGCAAATCGGGCATTACCTTTGCCCCCAAATATGCCGAGCACGGTTTCCGCAGCCAGGTCCATGGCGAGCCAGATATCGACCTGACCGAGCATATCGACAAGCGGAACCTGCGATTCATGGGGCCGGGCGCGGCCTATAACTTCATCGCCATGGAGCGCGCCATCGCCGACAGCGGGTTGGAGCAGAACGAAGTCTCCAACGAGCGTACCGGCCTTGTCATGGGCTCTGGCGGGCCGTCGACGTCCAACTTCTTCACGGCCTTCGATACGGTCATCAACAAGGGCTCGCCCAAGCGGATGGGGCCGTTCATGGTGACGCGCTGCATGTCGTCCACCAACTCCGCCTGCCTGGCGACGCCGTTTGGGATCAAGGGCGTGAACTACTCGATCACCTCGGCCTGCACGACGTCGCTGCACTGCATGGGCAACGGGGTGGAACAGATCCAGTTCGGCAAACAGGACATCGTCTTTGCCGGCGGCGGAGAGGAAGTCGACTGGACCCTGTCCTGCCTGTTCGACGCCATGGGCGCGATGTCGTCCAAGTACAACGACACGCCCGAAAAGGCCTCGCGCCCTTATGACGCGACGCGCGACGGTTTCGTCATCGCGGGCGGCGCAGGCGTCGTGGTTCTGGAAGAACGCGACCGGGCGATTGCGCGGGGTGCCAAGATCTATGGCGAGGTTACCGGCTACGGGGCCACCTCCGACGGGGCGGACATGGTCGCGCCCTCGGGCGAGGGCGGTGAGCGGGCCATGCGCCTGGCGCTGAGCCAACTGCCCGAAGACCGGTCCATCGGCTACGTCAATGCGCACGGCACCTCGACGCCCGTGGGCGACATCAAGGAGATCGTGGCCCTGCGCAACATCTTCGGCGAGGGCAACACCCCGCCCGTCGGCTCCACCAAGTCGATGACCGGGCATTCGCTTGGCGCGACCGGTGTGCAGGAAGCGATCTATTCGATGATCATGATGAACAAGGGGTTCATCGCGCCGTCCATCAACGTCACCGAACTGGACCCCGCCTTGTCGGCGTCCGAGATCAACACCGAGTTGACCGAGGGCGTAGAGATCGACTCGATCCTGTCGAACTCCTTCGGGTTCGGCGGAACCAACGGTACGGTGATCATCTCGAAGCATCGGGACTGA
- a CDS encoding enoyl-ACP reductase encodes MNGKRGLVMGVANNRSIAWGIAKALSAAGADLAFTYQGEAFGKRVAPLAESLGSTTLLDVDVTDDASLDAAFAKLAEGGKLDFVIHAIAFSDKDELTGRFVDTSRANFKHSLDISCYSLVEIARRAKPLMTEGGSIVTLTFQGARAVTPFYNVMGVAKAALESSVRYLAADLGPDAIRVNAISPGPMKTLAGAAIGGARKTFRHAEANAPLRANATLEAVGGTAVYLCSDAGACTTGEIIHVDGGYHVMGMPHPDNI; translated from the coding sequence ATGAACGGAAAACGCGGACTGGTCATGGGCGTGGCCAACAACCGATCCATTGCCTGGGGCATCGCCAAGGCCCTGTCCGCGGCAGGTGCCGACTTGGCCTTTACCTACCAAGGCGAAGCGTTCGGCAAACGTGTCGCGCCGCTGGCCGAAAGCCTTGGGTCCACGACCCTGCTGGATGTGGATGTGACGGACGACGCCTCGCTTGACGCCGCGTTCGCCAAGCTGGCCGAGGGCGGCAAGCTGGATTTCGTGATCCACGCCATCGCGTTCTCGGACAAGGATGAGCTGACGGGCCGGTTCGTCGACACCTCGCGCGCGAACTTCAAGCATTCGCTCGATATCTCCTGCTATTCGCTGGTCGAAATCGCCCGCCGGGCCAAGCCGTTGATGACCGAGGGCGGCAGCATCGTGACGCTGACCTTCCAAGGCGCGCGCGCGGTGACGCCGTTCTATAACGTGATGGGCGTGGCCAAGGCGGCGCTGGAATCCTCGGTCCGCTATCTGGCTGCTGACCTGGGGCCTGACGCGATTCGGGTCAACGCCATCTCGCCCGGCCCGATGAAGACGCTGGCCGGGGCCGCCATCGGTGGTGCGCGCAAGACGTTCCGCCACGCCGAGGCCAACGCCCCGCTGCGCGCCAACGCGACCCTGGAGGCGGTAGGCGGCACGGCGGTTTACCTGTGTTCCGACGCGGGTGCCTGCACCACTGGAGAGATCATTCACGTCGACGGCGGCTATCACGTCATGGGCATGCCGCATCCCGACAACATCTGA
- a CDS encoding haloacid dehalogenase type II: MAIDTCIFDAYGTLFDVTAAAREAASEDGFEALTDTWQTVARDWRDKQLQYTWLRAVTGEHVDFWKVTGDGLDWALEASAIADPKVRDRLMQLYWELSAYPEVPAMLGALKDAGVATGILSNGSPEMLQGAVSSAGVGRLLDHVLSVESVGIFKPSSKVYDMVGRAFGCEAGRVLFVSSNGWDASAAKGYGFCTVWVNRMGLPVDRLDHRPDHVMPDLSGIPALAADL; encoded by the coding sequence ATGGCCATCGACACCTGCATCTTCGACGCCTACGGCACCCTGTTCGATGTCACCGCCGCAGCCCGCGAAGCGGCGTCCGAGGACGGGTTCGAGGCGCTGACCGATACCTGGCAGACCGTTGCGCGCGACTGGCGCGACAAGCAGCTGCAATATACCTGGTTGCGCGCCGTCACGGGCGAACACGTGGATTTCTGGAAGGTGACGGGCGACGGTCTCGATTGGGCATTGGAGGCATCGGCCATTGCCGACCCCAAGGTGCGCGACCGTCTCATGCAGCTCTACTGGGAACTATCGGCCTACCCGGAGGTGCCGGCGATGCTGGGCGCGCTCAAGGATGCGGGCGTGGCCACCGGAATCCTGTCCAATGGCTCGCCCGAGATGTTGCAGGGCGCGGTCAGCTCTGCCGGGGTCGGGCGGTTGCTGGATCACGTGCTTTCGGTCGAAAGCGTCGGCATCTTCAAGCCGTCGTCAAAGGTCTATGACATGGTGGGCCGGGCGTTTGGTTGCGAAGCGGGCCGCGTCCTGTTCGTCAGTTCCAACGGATGGGATGCCTCGGCGGCCAAGGGCTACGGTTTTTGCACGGTCTGGGTGAACCGCATGGGCCTGCCGGTCGACCGGCTGGATCACAGGCCCGATCACGTGATGCCCGACCTTAGCGGCATTCCCGCGCTGGCGGCGGATCTCTGA
- a CDS encoding alpha/beta fold hydrolase, with translation MPEFRTSDNLRLWYEDQGEGDGPPILCLAGLTRNSTDFDYVLPYLLGEHRVIRLDYRGRGKSQRSPDYKTYSIPTEARDVLELLAHLGLEQVAVLGTSRGGLIAMSLALMAKARLAGVCLVDIGPELAPEGLQAIADYLGKPPEAANLAEAALMRAALLSGFENVPPSRWQEEAEKHYRETPEGLALTYDAKLRDAVLEGGAQPLPDLWPLFDALAGLPLACIRGANSDLLTPETLAEMQRRRPDMIVGEVAGRGHVPFLDEPEALEALNEWTLLL, from the coding sequence ATGCCGGAATTTCGCACCTCCGACAATTTGCGGCTGTGGTACGAGGATCAGGGCGAAGGCGATGGCCCGCCGATCCTGTGCCTGGCCGGACTGACGCGGAATTCCACCGATTTCGATTATGTGCTGCCCTATCTGCTGGGTGAACACCGGGTGATCCGGCTGGATTATCGCGGGCGGGGCAAGTCGCAGCGCTCCCCCGACTACAAGACCTACAGCATCCCGACCGAGGCGCGCGATGTGCTGGAACTGCTGGCCCACCTGGGGCTGGAACAGGTTGCCGTGCTGGGCACTTCGCGCGGGGGGCTGATCGCCATGTCGCTGGCCCTGATGGCCAAGGCGCGGCTGGCGGGGGTTTGCCTGGTCGACATCGGCCCGGAACTGGCCCCAGAGGGGCTGCAGGCGATCGCCGACTACCTGGGCAAACCGCCCGAGGCGGCAAACCTTGCCGAAGCCGCCTTGATGCGCGCCGCCCTGCTGTCCGGTTTCGAAAACGTCCCCCCCAGCCGCTGGCAGGAAGAGGCCGAGAAGCATTATCGCGAAACCCCCGAAGGCCTGGCGCTGACCTATGATGCCAAGTTGCGCGACGCGGTCCTGGAGGGCGGGGCGCAGCCGCTGCCGGATCTTTGGCCGTTGTTCGATGCTTTGGCGGGCCTGCCGCTGGCCTGTATCCGGGGCGCCAATTCCGACCTGTTGACGCCCGAGACATTGGCCGAGATGCAGCGCCGCCGCCCGGACATGATCGTGGGCGAGGTCGCGGGCCGTGGCCACGTGCCCTTCCTTGATGAACCCGAGGCGCTGGAGGCGCTGAACGAATGGACGCTGCTGCTCTGA